A DNA window from Setaria viridis chromosome 2, Setaria_viridis_v4.0, whole genome shotgun sequence contains the following coding sequences:
- the LOC117846468 gene encoding SAC3 family protein B isoform X3, producing MQSFVWSDVCMPRVTIGRSYQYHLNLHKPATPSVSRPVDPFISSRSRAPSAVSNLRADSPADYDNGMGQRRLVNYADPLFENGGLQSSKQLRMPPSEQMRLHTSARSPPSNITSKFRPPSDFQDHHPVHIADPRNNVFTDALQNRSLDHNISKRSRSPTLSYQDVDGAARIDTGGNARRLVDYTDTLIGDENIETSKRMRSPASEFTRAIKSPPSDIRDNIRSSPNSAQNLHAHADVQKSTASLPKFGNQIQSRIGGARSPPHQMSSLSDDSNEPNTSAVSPPKSSIRSATRRMGTSPLDASDDDHSTPSTELEREQQAKAKRLARFHVELSRPVENTNDFVKTLKGSADRPKQATSVGNFPMKKNDNTDESTSADMDSPVLAAIVGLCPDMCPEPERAERERKGDLDRYERLDGDRNLTTELLAVKKYNRTAERDADLIRPMPVLQKTMDYLLSLLDHTYDDSFLGLYNFLWDRMRAIRMDLRMQHFFNQEAISMLEQMIRLHIVAMHELCEYNKGEGFSEGFDAHLNIEQMNKTSVELFQMYDDHRRKGVFFSTEKEFRGYYALLKLDKHPGYKVEPAELSLDLAKMSREIRGSPEILFAREVARACRIGNFIAFFRLSRKATYLQACLMHAHFAKLRRQALASLHSGLQSGQGIPISQVVEWLAMEDEDIESLLEYHGFGLRQYEELYLVKEGPFLNSESDFPSGCSQLVHSKKSQRVIVDVSSGPVCAPMSKKNTSVSYSSRLATGKRDLFPSLHAPVVPHDGRRDPSSLFSGSVSTTPGRQISSMFPNPFSPKAANKLFSPTRPSPLIPNAGREDSVSSFPTAASPQSSQREIFSKTPKVASPKPEGKPKLTDDLTAEDQDSGLAGSPKKVEMQTEILWSQANTENNNALAEPIVSHSLADSVSLDYSNMLGDEDEVRVDMDEGTPDHEVLVIEPGSPIGSPSSDRNEYEDHNISSSTVDDWLPIVTSPKKQISGEKLKAILRKWSQRAADKRFLREQKNALAVEALCSLSLGPPVHNTTMVPKLAVEELDIGHAFKERQARQQRSWSRLNVSELSGPILLETNPDARCLCWKLLVLVPPGAMESQTNNFASKWLLRKLMGSGNGDSGLVVSSAGLSIWTEWMSFPNTCCLSVVRASDQQVIGNDIANSTSCIAFVVSEGISWETQKARLNSLLASIPAQSNLPLLILSGDKYHEGYDYASQYITDRLGLSGLHGGQIASSLVIFLVEHMEDYANGFFDDDKLREGLKWLIRSLPRQPDVTLVKTHELLLNYLSAQLELFNTRVAPGAGPGDCISAFNNAVDQVVEEVMAAAHTNTNRWPALEIDLLERTSNERIYAEVFLPSIGWSSPLRIQPLVAAINACKIPEFSYDLSWLNQGSHMGKQTQDQKKFLQECLARYLTESTRLLDETQVATEVNIMVQKYVGLELRDSYYYLVPRWVTIFRRIYNWRLAKLSTGEFSEAYVLSQHLYQTPAAANSNGATATQGRTARSNTCNEASILEDHSTMPAVSTGLSLDEIIEISCDLDAVDVQPVSQQPRPPTQIHEEPHAPADTDVEMNTVHGVSGELYIPRRVGLGELVPLGGDDKLARLLEQCTKLQDRIDDTLSIYF from the exons ATGCAAAGTTTTGTTTGGTCGGATGTATGCATGCCTCGCGTGACAATTGGCAGATCATACCAGTACCATCTGAATCTGCACAA GCCAGCCACACCATCAGTAAGCAGGCCGGTGGATCCTTTTATTTCCTCAAGAAGCAGGGCCCCATCAGCTGTATCAAATCTGCGTGCGGATTCCCCTGCAGATTACGATAATGGTATGGGACAAAGAAG GTTGGTGAACTATGCAGATCCATTGTTTGAAAACGGAGGTTTGCAATCTTCAAAGCAATTGAGGATGCCACCTTCAGAGCAAATGAGATTGCACACTTCAGCCAGATCACCGCCATCAAACATTACCAGCAAGTTTAGACCTCCATCGGACTTTCAAGATCATCATCCTGTGCATATTGCTGATCCTCGTAATAATGT ATTCACTGATGCATTGCAAAATCGATCGTTGGATCATAACATTTCAAAAAGGTCGAGGTCACCTACTTTGTCCTATCAGGATGTTGATGGCGCGGCTCGTATTGATACTGGTGGAAATGCGAGAAG ACTGGTTGACTATACAGATACCCTCATCGGTGATGAAAATATTGAAACCTCAAAAAGGATGAGATCGCCTGCATCAGAGTTCACACGCGCGATCAAATCACCGCCATCAGACATCAGAGACAATATTAGGTCATCACCCAACTCAGCCCAGAATCTTCATGCACATGCCGATGTCCAGAA GTCTACTGCATCCCTTCCCAAGTTCGGAAATCAAATACAATCGCGCATTGGTGGCGCACGTTCACCACCACATCAGATGTCTAGTCTTTCAGATGACTCCAACGAACCTAACACATCTGCTGTTTCTCCACCAAAGTCTTCTATCCGTAGTGCTACCAGAAGAATGGGGACCTCTCCTTTGGATGCCAGTGATGATGATCACTCTACCCCTTCAACTGAACTTGAGAG GGAGCAACAAGCAAAAGCCAAGCGTCTGGCTCGTTTCCATGTTGAATTAAGCAGGCCAGTAGAAAATACTAATGACTTTGTAAAAACACTCAAAGGCTCTGCAGACAGGCCCAAACAAGCCACATCAGTGGGAAACtttccaatgaaaaaaaatgataatACTGATGAAAGTACTTCGGCTGACATGGATTCGCCAGTGTTAGCCGCGATTGTTGGGCTTTGTCCAGATATGTGCCCAG AACCTGAAAGGGCAGAGCGTGAGAGAAAGGGAGATCTCGATAGGTATGAAAGATTGGATGGAGATAGAAACCTAACTACTGAGCTTCTCGCTGTTAAAAAG TATAATAGGACTGCTGAGAGAGATGCAGACTTGATAAGGCCTATGCCAGTTCTACAGAAGACAATGGATTACCTTCTTAGTTTGCTGGATCACACGTATGATGACAGTTTCTTGGGCTTATACAACTTCTTGTGGGACAGGATGCGAGCGATAAGAATGGATCTTAGAATGCAACATTTCTTCAATCAAGAGGCTATTTCTATGCTTGAGCAAATG ATAAGGCTCCACATTGTTGCAATGCACGAATTGTGTGAATACAACAAAGGAGAAGGTTTTTCAGAGGGTTTTGATGCACACCTCAACATTGAGCAGATGAATAAAACATCAGTTGAGCTATTTCAAATGTATGATGACCATAGGAGAAAGGGTGTTTTCTTCTCAACAGAAAAGGAATTTCGGGGTTATTATGCACTCCTCAAGTTAGACAAGCATCCTGGTTACAAG GTTGAACCTGCTGAGTTATCTCTGGATCTTGCTAAGATGTCTCGTGAAATCAGAGGCAGTCCAGAGATCTTGTTTGCAAGAGAAGTTGCGAG AGCTTGCAGAATTGGGAACTTTATAGCCTTCTTTCGTCTCTCAAGGAAAGCAACTTATTTGCAGGCCTGTTTGATGCATGCTCACTTTGCAAAG TTAAGGAGGCAAGCACTCGCTTCATTGCACAGTGGTCTCCAGAGTGGACAAGGAATCCCTATTTCACAAGTTGTGGAGTGGCTTGCTATGGAG gaTGAGGACATCGAAAGTCTCTTAGAGTACCATGGTTTTGGATTGAGGCAGTATGAAGAACTGTACCTAGTAAAAGAAGGACCCTTTCTTAACAGTGAAAGTGATTTCCCATCTGGCTGTTCTCAGCTTGTGCATTCAAAGAAATCGCAGAGAGTCATTGTTGATGTTTCTTCTGGGCCAGTTTGTGCTCCTATGAGCAAAAAAAATACTTCTGTTTCATATTCTAGTCGACTCGCTACTGGCAAAAGAGATCTATTTCCATCACTGCATGCTCCTGTGGTTCCTCATGATGGCAGAAGGGATCCCTCTTCACTGTTTTCTGGGTCTGTTTCAACCACTCCTGGCAGACAGATTAGCTCGATGTTTCCTAATCCATTTTCTCCGAAAGCTGCCAATAAATTATTCAGTCCAACACGTCCAAGTCCTCTTATCCCAAATGCTGGTAGAGAAGACAGTGTTTCATCTTTCCCTACTGCTGCTTCTCCACAAAGTAGCCAGAGGGAGATATTCTCAAAAACACCAAAAGTAGCATCGCCAaaacctgaaggcaagcccaaGTTGACTGATGATCTTACAGCTGAAGATCAAGATAGTGGGCTTGCAGGGTCCCCTAAGAAAGTGGAGATGCAAACAGAGATACTGTGGTCACAAGCTAATACAGAAAACAACAATGCTTTGGCAGAACCAATTGTTTCGCATTCTCTTGCAGATAGCGTTTCTTTAGATTACTCCAATATGCTTGGAGATGAAGACGAGGTCAGGGTAGACATGGATGAGGGAACTCCAGACCATGAAGTTCTGGTTATCGAACCTGGATCACCTATTGGCTCCCCTTCGTCTGATCGCAATGAATATGAGGATCATAATATTAGTAGCAGCACAGTTGATGATTGGTTACCAATTGTTACGTCTCCCAAGAAACAAATTTCCGGTGAAAAGCTGAAGGCAATACTGAG GAAATGGAGTCAACGTGCTGCGGACAAACGATTTCTTAGGGAGCAGAAAAATGCTCTTGCTGTTGAAGCATTGTGTTCTCTATCACTTGGCCCGCCAGTTCATAATACTACAATG GTTCCTAAGCTTGCTGTCGAAGAGCTAGACATTGGGCATGCCTTTAAAGAAAGACAAGCAAGGCAGCAAAGATCTTGGTCGCGTCTCAATGTTTCGGAGTTGTCTGGTCCTATTTTACTTGAAACTAACCCTGATGCAAGATGCCTCTGCTGGAAGTTGCTTGTACTTGTCCCACCAGGTGCCATGGAATCCCAGACCAACAATTTTGCCTCAAAATGGCTACTTAGGAAGCTCATGGGTTCTGGAAATGGAGATAGTGGATTGGTTGTTTCATCAGCAGGCCTATCAATTTGGACAGAGTGGATGAGCTTTCCGAACACATGCTGTCTGTCTGTTGTTAGGGCCAGTGATCAGCAAGTTATTGGTAATGATATTGCCAATAGTACAAGCTGTATAGCATTTGTAGTGTCTGAAGGCATTTCATGGGAAACGCAGAAGGCACGACTTAACAGTCTGTTAGCCTCCATACCAGCTCAATCCAATCTTCCTCTCCTGATATTGAGCGGCGATAAATATCATGAAGGTTATGACTATGCTTCACAATATATCACTGACAGGCTTGGCCTCAGTGGTCTTCATGGAGGACAGATTGCTTCATCATTGGTTATTTTTCTTGTTGAACACATGGAAGATTATGCCAATGGTTTCTTTGATGATGACAAGTTGCGTGAGGGTCTGAAGTGGCTGATTAGAAGTTTGCCAAGGCAGCCTGATGTCACTCTTGTGAAGACCCATGAGTTGCTTCTGAACTACTTGAGCGCACAACTTGAGCTGTTTAATACCCGTGTTGCACCTGGAGCTGGACCTGGGGATTGTATTTCAGCATTCAACAATGCTGTCGATCAAGTTGTAGAAGAGGTTATGGCTGCAGCACACACAAACACTAACCGATGGCCAGCTCTTGAGATTGATCTTCTGGAGAGAACAAGTAATGAGAGGATATATGCAGAAGTGTTCTTGCCTAGCATTGGATGGTCATCGCCGTTAAGGATCCAGCCACTGGTTGCGGCCATTAACGCTTGCAAGATTCCAGAGTTCAGTTATGATTTATCTTGGCTAAACCAAGGTTCTCACATGGGCAAGCAAACCCAAGATCAGAAGAAGTTCCTTCAGGAGTGCTTGGCGAGATATCTGACTGAATCAACTCGGTTGTTAGATGAAACTCAGGTGGCCACCGAAGTAAATATTATGGTGCAGAAATATGTTGGCCTTGAGCTCCGAGACTCATACTACTACCTTGTTCCAAGATGGGTGACTATCTTCCGTCGTATTTACAACTGGAGGCTAGCAAAGCTTTCTACCGGAGAGTTCTCAGAAGCTTATGTCCTGAGCCAGCACCTCTATCAGACTCCTGCAGCAGCTAACTCTAATGGTGCCACTGCCACACAAGGGCGCACTGCTAGAAGCAACACCTGCAATGAGGCGTCCATTTTGGAGGATCACAGCACGATGCCTGCTGTGTCAACTGGGCTTTCACTAGATGAAATCATCGAGATCAGTTGCGATCTCGATGCTGTCGATGTGCAACCTGTAAGTCAACAGCCACGACCACCCACCCAGATTCATGAAGAACCCCATGCACCAGCAGACACGGACGTCGAGATGAACACGGTGCATGGTGTTAGCGGTGAATTGTACATACCAAGAAGGGTAGGTTTGGGGGAGCTGGTGCCACTCGGGGGGGACGACAAGCTTGCTCGGCTACTCGAGCAGTGTACCAAGCTACAGGACAGGATCGATGATACGCTTTCCATTTACTTTTGA
- the LOC117846468 gene encoding SAC3 family protein B isoform X4, producing the protein MVWDKEDPLFENGGLQSSKQLRMPPSEQMRLHTSARSPPSNITSKFRPPSDFQDHHPVHIADPRNNVFTDALQNRSLDHNISKRSRSPTLSYQDVDGAARIDTGGNARRLVDYTDTLIGDENIETSKRMRSPASEFTRAIKSPPSDIRDNIRSSPNSAQNLHAHADVQKSTASLPKFGNQIQSRIGGARSPPHQMSSLSDDSNEPNTSAVSPPKSSIRSATRRMGTSPLDASDDDHSTPSTELEREQQAKAKRLARFHVELSRPVENTNDFVKTLKGSADRPKQATSVGNFPMKKNDNTDESTSADMDSPVLAAIVGLCPDMCPEPERAERERKGDLDRYERLDGDRNLTTELLAVKKYNRTAERDADLIRPMPVLQKTMDYLLSLLDHTYDDSFLGLYNFLWDRMRAIRMDLRMQHFFNQEAISMLEQMIRLHIVAMHELCEYNKGEGFSEGFDAHLNIEQMNKTSVELFQMYDDHRRKGVFFSTEKEFRGYYALLKLDKHPGYKVEPAELSLDLAKMSREIRGSPEILFAREVARACRIGNFIAFFRLSRKATYLQACLMHAHFAKLRRQALASLHSGLQSGQGIPISQVVEWLAMEDEDIESLLEYHGFGLRQYEELYLVKEGPFLNSESDFPSGCSQLVHSKKSQRVIVDVSSGPVCAPMSKKNTSVSYSSRLATGKRDLFPSLHAPVVPHDGRRDPSSLFSGSVSTTPGRQISSMFPNPFSPKAANKLFSPTRPSPLIPNAGREDSVSSFPTAASPQSSQREIFSKTPKVASPKPEGKPKLTDDLTAEDQDSGLAGSPKKVEMQTEILWSQANTENNNALAEPIVSHSLADSVSLDYSNMLGDEDEVRVDMDEGTPDHEVLVIEPGSPIGSPSSDRNEYEDHNISSSTVDDWLPIVTSPKKQISGEKLKAILRKWSQRAADKRFLREQKNALAVEALCSLSLGPPVHNTTMVPKLAVEELDIGHAFKERQARQQRSWSRLNVSELSGPILLETNPDARCLCWKLLVLVPPGAMESQTNNFASKWLLRKLMGSGNGDSGLVVSSAGLSIWTEWMSFPNTCCLSVVRASDQQVIGNDIANSTSCIAFVVSEGISWETQKARLNSLLASIPAQSNLPLLILSGDKYHEGYDYASQYITDRLGLSGLHGGQIASSLVIFLVEHMEDYANGFFDDDKLREGLKWLIRSLPRQPDVTLVKTHELLLNYLSAQLELFNTRVAPGAGPGDCISAFNNAVDQVVEEVMAAAHTNTNRWPALEIDLLERTSNERIYAEVFLPSIGWSSPLRIQPLVAAINACKIPEFSYDLSWLNQGSHMGKQTQDQKKFLQECLARYLTESTRLLDETQVATEVNIMVQKYVGLELRDSYYYLVPRWVTIFRRIYNWRLAKLSTGEFSEAYVLSQHLYQTPAAANSNGATATQGRTARSNTCNEASILEDHSTMPAVSTGLSLDEIIEISCDLDAVDVQPVSQQPRPPTQIHEEPHAPADTDVEMNTVHGVSGELYIPRRVGLGELVPLGGDDKLARLLEQCTKLQDRIDDTLSIYF; encoded by the exons ATGGTATGGGACAAAGAAG ATCCATTGTTTGAAAACGGAGGTTTGCAATCTTCAAAGCAATTGAGGATGCCACCTTCAGAGCAAATGAGATTGCACACTTCAGCCAGATCACCGCCATCAAACATTACCAGCAAGTTTAGACCTCCATCGGACTTTCAAGATCATCATCCTGTGCATATTGCTGATCCTCGTAATAATGT ATTCACTGATGCATTGCAAAATCGATCGTTGGATCATAACATTTCAAAAAGGTCGAGGTCACCTACTTTGTCCTATCAGGATGTTGATGGCGCGGCTCGTATTGATACTGGTGGAAATGCGAGAAG ACTGGTTGACTATACAGATACCCTCATCGGTGATGAAAATATTGAAACCTCAAAAAGGATGAGATCGCCTGCATCAGAGTTCACACGCGCGATCAAATCACCGCCATCAGACATCAGAGACAATATTAGGTCATCACCCAACTCAGCCCAGAATCTTCATGCACATGCCGATGTCCAGAA GTCTACTGCATCCCTTCCCAAGTTCGGAAATCAAATACAATCGCGCATTGGTGGCGCACGTTCACCACCACATCAGATGTCTAGTCTTTCAGATGACTCCAACGAACCTAACACATCTGCTGTTTCTCCACCAAAGTCTTCTATCCGTAGTGCTACCAGAAGAATGGGGACCTCTCCTTTGGATGCCAGTGATGATGATCACTCTACCCCTTCAACTGAACTTGAGAG GGAGCAACAAGCAAAAGCCAAGCGTCTGGCTCGTTTCCATGTTGAATTAAGCAGGCCAGTAGAAAATACTAATGACTTTGTAAAAACACTCAAAGGCTCTGCAGACAGGCCCAAACAAGCCACATCAGTGGGAAACtttccaatgaaaaaaaatgataatACTGATGAAAGTACTTCGGCTGACATGGATTCGCCAGTGTTAGCCGCGATTGTTGGGCTTTGTCCAGATATGTGCCCAG AACCTGAAAGGGCAGAGCGTGAGAGAAAGGGAGATCTCGATAGGTATGAAAGATTGGATGGAGATAGAAACCTAACTACTGAGCTTCTCGCTGTTAAAAAG TATAATAGGACTGCTGAGAGAGATGCAGACTTGATAAGGCCTATGCCAGTTCTACAGAAGACAATGGATTACCTTCTTAGTTTGCTGGATCACACGTATGATGACAGTTTCTTGGGCTTATACAACTTCTTGTGGGACAGGATGCGAGCGATAAGAATGGATCTTAGAATGCAACATTTCTTCAATCAAGAGGCTATTTCTATGCTTGAGCAAATG ATAAGGCTCCACATTGTTGCAATGCACGAATTGTGTGAATACAACAAAGGAGAAGGTTTTTCAGAGGGTTTTGATGCACACCTCAACATTGAGCAGATGAATAAAACATCAGTTGAGCTATTTCAAATGTATGATGACCATAGGAGAAAGGGTGTTTTCTTCTCAACAGAAAAGGAATTTCGGGGTTATTATGCACTCCTCAAGTTAGACAAGCATCCTGGTTACAAG GTTGAACCTGCTGAGTTATCTCTGGATCTTGCTAAGATGTCTCGTGAAATCAGAGGCAGTCCAGAGATCTTGTTTGCAAGAGAAGTTGCGAG AGCTTGCAGAATTGGGAACTTTATAGCCTTCTTTCGTCTCTCAAGGAAAGCAACTTATTTGCAGGCCTGTTTGATGCATGCTCACTTTGCAAAG TTAAGGAGGCAAGCACTCGCTTCATTGCACAGTGGTCTCCAGAGTGGACAAGGAATCCCTATTTCACAAGTTGTGGAGTGGCTTGCTATGGAG gaTGAGGACATCGAAAGTCTCTTAGAGTACCATGGTTTTGGATTGAGGCAGTATGAAGAACTGTACCTAGTAAAAGAAGGACCCTTTCTTAACAGTGAAAGTGATTTCCCATCTGGCTGTTCTCAGCTTGTGCATTCAAAGAAATCGCAGAGAGTCATTGTTGATGTTTCTTCTGGGCCAGTTTGTGCTCCTATGAGCAAAAAAAATACTTCTGTTTCATATTCTAGTCGACTCGCTACTGGCAAAAGAGATCTATTTCCATCACTGCATGCTCCTGTGGTTCCTCATGATGGCAGAAGGGATCCCTCTTCACTGTTTTCTGGGTCTGTTTCAACCACTCCTGGCAGACAGATTAGCTCGATGTTTCCTAATCCATTTTCTCCGAAAGCTGCCAATAAATTATTCAGTCCAACACGTCCAAGTCCTCTTATCCCAAATGCTGGTAGAGAAGACAGTGTTTCATCTTTCCCTACTGCTGCTTCTCCACAAAGTAGCCAGAGGGAGATATTCTCAAAAACACCAAAAGTAGCATCGCCAaaacctgaaggcaagcccaaGTTGACTGATGATCTTACAGCTGAAGATCAAGATAGTGGGCTTGCAGGGTCCCCTAAGAAAGTGGAGATGCAAACAGAGATACTGTGGTCACAAGCTAATACAGAAAACAACAATGCTTTGGCAGAACCAATTGTTTCGCATTCTCTTGCAGATAGCGTTTCTTTAGATTACTCCAATATGCTTGGAGATGAAGACGAGGTCAGGGTAGACATGGATGAGGGAACTCCAGACCATGAAGTTCTGGTTATCGAACCTGGATCACCTATTGGCTCCCCTTCGTCTGATCGCAATGAATATGAGGATCATAATATTAGTAGCAGCACAGTTGATGATTGGTTACCAATTGTTACGTCTCCCAAGAAACAAATTTCCGGTGAAAAGCTGAAGGCAATACTGAG GAAATGGAGTCAACGTGCTGCGGACAAACGATTTCTTAGGGAGCAGAAAAATGCTCTTGCTGTTGAAGCATTGTGTTCTCTATCACTTGGCCCGCCAGTTCATAATACTACAATG GTTCCTAAGCTTGCTGTCGAAGAGCTAGACATTGGGCATGCCTTTAAAGAAAGACAAGCAAGGCAGCAAAGATCTTGGTCGCGTCTCAATGTTTCGGAGTTGTCTGGTCCTATTTTACTTGAAACTAACCCTGATGCAAGATGCCTCTGCTGGAAGTTGCTTGTACTTGTCCCACCAGGTGCCATGGAATCCCAGACCAACAATTTTGCCTCAAAATGGCTACTTAGGAAGCTCATGGGTTCTGGAAATGGAGATAGTGGATTGGTTGTTTCATCAGCAGGCCTATCAATTTGGACAGAGTGGATGAGCTTTCCGAACACATGCTGTCTGTCTGTTGTTAGGGCCAGTGATCAGCAAGTTATTGGTAATGATATTGCCAATAGTACAAGCTGTATAGCATTTGTAGTGTCTGAAGGCATTTCATGGGAAACGCAGAAGGCACGACTTAACAGTCTGTTAGCCTCCATACCAGCTCAATCCAATCTTCCTCTCCTGATATTGAGCGGCGATAAATATCATGAAGGTTATGACTATGCTTCACAATATATCACTGACAGGCTTGGCCTCAGTGGTCTTCATGGAGGACAGATTGCTTCATCATTGGTTATTTTTCTTGTTGAACACATGGAAGATTATGCCAATGGTTTCTTTGATGATGACAAGTTGCGTGAGGGTCTGAAGTGGCTGATTAGAAGTTTGCCAAGGCAGCCTGATGTCACTCTTGTGAAGACCCATGAGTTGCTTCTGAACTACTTGAGCGCACAACTTGAGCTGTTTAATACCCGTGTTGCACCTGGAGCTGGACCTGGGGATTGTATTTCAGCATTCAACAATGCTGTCGATCAAGTTGTAGAAGAGGTTATGGCTGCAGCACACACAAACACTAACCGATGGCCAGCTCTTGAGATTGATCTTCTGGAGAGAACAAGTAATGAGAGGATATATGCAGAAGTGTTCTTGCCTAGCATTGGATGGTCATCGCCGTTAAGGATCCAGCCACTGGTTGCGGCCATTAACGCTTGCAAGATTCCAGAGTTCAGTTATGATTTATCTTGGCTAAACCAAGGTTCTCACATGGGCAAGCAAACCCAAGATCAGAAGAAGTTCCTTCAGGAGTGCTTGGCGAGATATCTGACTGAATCAACTCGGTTGTTAGATGAAACTCAGGTGGCCACCGAAGTAAATATTATGGTGCAGAAATATGTTGGCCTTGAGCTCCGAGACTCATACTACTACCTTGTTCCAAGATGGGTGACTATCTTCCGTCGTATTTACAACTGGAGGCTAGCAAAGCTTTCTACCGGAGAGTTCTCAGAAGCTTATGTCCTGAGCCAGCACCTCTATCAGACTCCTGCAGCAGCTAACTCTAATGGTGCCACTGCCACACAAGGGCGCACTGCTAGAAGCAACACCTGCAATGAGGCGTCCATTTTGGAGGATCACAGCACGATGCCTGCTGTGTCAACTGGGCTTTCACTAGATGAAATCATCGAGATCAGTTGCGATCTCGATGCTGTCGATGTGCAACCTGTAAGTCAACAGCCACGACCACCCACCCAGATTCATGAAGAACCCCATGCACCAGCAGACACGGACGTCGAGATGAACACGGTGCATGGTGTTAGCGGTGAATTGTACATACCAAGAAGGGTAGGTTTGGGGGAGCTGGTGCCACTCGGGGGGGACGACAAGCTTGCTCGGCTACTCGAGCAGTGTACCAAGCTACAGGACAGGATCGATGATACGCTTTCCATTTACTTTTGA